The genomic DNA TTGTGTTTATTACGGATTGGAGCCTTGTATTTTTGTCGAACTCGAAGATTTGTGGATTGCAGGAAGACATTAATAAAATTTTGTGTTTTAATTTTTTTCAAAAAATGTAGATAGCAAAATTACCTGCTTCACAAAGCAATCACAGCATAGGTAAAATATGGAAATAATTACCGCATGAAGTTAGTCCATTCTGGTATTTATCAATGCAACGAATAAAGGAATTCTACTTCTTTGCATAACCTTCGGAAAACCCCTGTGTTGTGCGGTTTCTCACTTGCTATACTGCTTAATCTGTCTCGGAATATGCCGTATTGAGGTTTATTTATCTCACACCTATCGTTCAGCACCTCTTGCCCAAAGGTTGTTGTAACATAAGAAACACGTTCATCACCAGCATAAAAATCAAGCCTTCCTTCAACTTGATTAGCATTATAGAAATTGGGGAAAAATTCCTTCAAGATCAGCATTAAACATATAGCACTCAGATCAAACAATTTTGGTCTTTCCAACGCAAGGTAAATCAAAAGGCGCATCACTATTAGTCTTATTTTTCGTGGGATATTTTTGGGGTATAAAATGACTAATTCATCAGCCACTTGAAGTACTGATTCTTGAATGGTTTTATACCATTCTGGTGCAGTCATTCTTTTTGCAGTCTCAATCACAAAATCTTTTATATTTTCGCCAAGCTGATCTGGCAACTCATAGGAAAGATTGATTATTTTTTCTAAATACTCATTTCCATCAATCAAATCACCATATTTTACTTTTATTGCTTTAGATAGAACTTCCTTGTCAACACCTATAATAAAGATGCACTTCTTAACTGAAAAGAAATGTTTGATGCCCTCAATCATTTTGATTACTAAATCAGGCAGACATCTATCCAAATCGTCTATGAAGACTATCAAGCCCTTCTTGCCCTCTGTGAAAGCATCAACCACGCTCTCAAATCCTTGGACACTTTTTGCTGTTTCACTCTTCCAGTATTTGTAGACCTCACCCATTTCATCTTCATACAGTTTGAAATTATCTACAATAGTCTTTGTGTCCATGAGCTTCCTGCTTACCAGTTTTAAAGCTAAGTCGGCAAATGAGATAATACTAACCGCACCAATCTTTTGAAGTGAATCTTTCAGTTGTTGACCCTTGAGTTCATTATACATCTCCGATAAAAGAGGCAGCATTAAGGTTAATTCATTTTCATATTTCCATGCCTCAAACCAGAAAGTTCTATAGCCTGAATCCGAACTTGAAAGTTTGGCTTGCAGCATTTTCATAAAAGATGTTTTTCCGCTTCCCCAAGCTCCATAAATACCAAGGGTAAAAGGTGTTTCAACATGTTGAATGAGATTGTCCAGATTTTTTACAGAGTCTTGAAGTTTTAATACGTCATGCTTAAAGGGTTCATCTTGAGGCACTTCAATTGGGCAATCGGGGTGAAGTCTAATTTTTTCCTGAAACATGATTATCCTACATCTTTGCACCGCAACAAGAAAATGTCAACTGTGAACTTCCAATTTCGGTTGGTCTGCCACAAATGAAATTTATGTCAGAATTCTTTAAACTACACCGATGATTGCCGTATGAAAGCCTGTATTTGGTAAGTAAGTGCCCAAGGCTCGACTTCAGGAAGGAGTTTGTGCCTCAGGAAAAAGCCAAGCAGTGTGCATTTCGGGAAGAAAGCAGTGCTTCTGGCGAAAACCACGCAGTATCGACTTCAGGAAGCACATCTCAAAAAAGGGTTTTTCAATCGAACCAATCTTGAAGATTATTAGATTTACGAGTCTTGTATCAGGAATATTTGCAGAATGTGAAGATTACGGGTTGAAATATAAACTCCAAGAGGCAGGGCTATTTCTGACCCTACCTCTTGGAGTTTCCCAAAACGTCTCCGTTAGTAGCAAGAATTAGCTATTTTCCTGAAAAGTACATTCACCGACCTTGCAAAACAAGGATTGTGGTGTATACTTAAAGAGAGTCGATAATTAACTATAGGGGGTAACATTATGGACAAGATTTTACGAGTCAATACAGGAGCCAAGGGCGGTCCAAAGTTTACCGTTGAGTCAATCGGCGTGTACGCCGGTTTGGGGGGTCGGGCACTTACATCTGCTATTGTTTCTAAAGAAGTTCCCCCAGCCTGTCATCCATTAAGTGGGAACAACAAAATCGTCATTGCACCCGGTCTGTTAAGCGGAAGCATTGCCGCCATGTCGGGAAGA from Pseudomonadota bacterium includes the following:
- a CDS encoding P-loop NTPase fold protein, translated to MFQEKIRLHPDCPIEVPQDEPFKHDVLKLQDSVKNLDNLIQHVETPFTLGIYGAWGSGKTSFMKMLQAKLSSSDSGYRTFWFEAWKYENELTLMLPLLSEMYNELKGQQLKDSLQKIGAVSIISFADLALKLVSRKLMDTKTIVDNFKLYEDEMGEVYKYWKSETAKSVQGFESVVDAFTEGKKGLIVFIDDLDRCLPDLVIKMIEGIKHFFSVKKCIFIIGVDKEVLSKAIKVKYGDLIDGNEYLEKIINLSYELPDQLGENIKDFVIETAKRMTAPEWYKTIQESVLQVADELVILYPKNIPRKIRLIVMRLLIYLALERPKLFDLSAICLMLILKEFFPNFYNANQVEGRLDFYAGDERVSYVTTTFGQEVLNDRCEINKPQYGIFRDRLSSIASEKPHNTGVFRRLCKEVEFLYSLH